Below is a window of Streptomyces sp. ITFR-16 DNA.
CCGGCCCTTGGTCCACAGCCGCTGGGTGCCCCACAGCGCCATCGGGATCAGCGGCACCCCGGCCTCCTGGGCGAGACGCGCCGCACCCGACTTGAAGCTCTTCAGCGTGAAGGACTCGGAGATCGTCGCCTCGGGGAACACACCGACGATCTCCCCGGAGCGCAGCGATTCCAGGGCGTGCGCATACGCGTCCTCGCCCTGCTTGCGGTCGACGGGGATGTGCTTCATCCCGCGCATCAGGGGCCCGGAGACCTTGTGCCGGAAGACCGATTCCTTCGCCATGAAGCGGACCAGCCGCTTCTGCGGCAGCGCCGCGAGCCCGGTGAAGATGAAGTCGAGGTAGCTGATGTGGTTGCTGACCAGAACGGCGCCACCGGTCTTCGGGATGTGCTCCGAACCCTGAGTGTCGATCTTCAGGTCGAGCGCCTTGAAAAACGTGCGTGCGGCGCCGATGACCGGCCGATAGACGAGTTCTGCCATCTGGAGAAGACCCTTCTTCAGCGCCTGGGGAGGGTTCTCCCGGCGGAAGTTACGCAGCCGTAGGTTTTCGGCATTGGGCCGATCGTGCCCCATGCGCGACGCGCTGGCCAGTCTCGGCGGGCGCGGGGCGCGAGATTCTCGTCACGTGGAACGACCGGGAAT
It encodes the following:
- a CDS encoding lysophospholipid acyltransferase family protein, translating into MAELVYRPVIGAARTFFKALDLKIDTQGSEHIPKTGGAVLVSNHISYLDFIFTGLAALPQKRLVRFMAKESVFRHKVSGPLMRGMKHIPVDRKQGEDAYAHALESLRSGEIVGVFPEATISESFTLKSFKSGAARLAQEAGVPLIPMALWGTQRLWTKGRPRNFKRSHIPVTIRVGEPVDAPTDQYAGAITRRLRERVQELLEAAQRAYPVRPKDASDTWWVPSHLGGTAPTPAEVRERG